Proteins found in one Brachyspira murdochii DSM 12563 genomic segment:
- a CDS encoding DUF4912 domain-containing protein, producing MATKKTEKAAEDTAKKKAAAAKKTVNAKKTDEDKEEKTSVSAKKAAVKSASTKKTALSAGSKKTSSSKKSVSKKKVKEDEELEVLEKEEEKKEEYIPDEVDIVRELPDRYNETKLVLMMRDPEWCFFYWDISDSDIAYHSLKDKRISVRIFHVFGYDITNGEIHKEIEVNYIYGDRYVNLAMPHAYFIGELGYYDENNRFIVLARSNMIYAPRDSISNVYDEEWMVNEEIIKLLKSPKALRESLSSATIFELIDLRRHHLAGSSSSSLFLKKN from the coding sequence ATGGCTACAAAAAAAACAGAAAAAGCAGCTGAAGATACCGCTAAAAAGAAAGCAGCTGCTGCTAAAAAAACTGTAAATGCTAAAAAAACTGATGAAGATAAAGAAGAAAAAACATCAGTTTCTGCTAAAAAAGCCGCAGTTAAATCTGCATCTACTAAAAAAACAGCTTTAAGTGCCGGCAGTAAAAAAACTTCATCATCTAAAAAATCAGTTTCAAAGAAAAAAGTTAAAGAAGATGAAGAGTTAGAAGTTTTAGAGAAAGAAGAAGAAAAAAAAGAAGAGTATATACCTGATGAAGTTGATATCGTTAGAGAGCTTCCGGACAGATATAATGAAACAAAATTAGTTCTTATGATGCGTGACCCAGAATGGTGTTTCTTTTATTGGGATATATCTGACAGCGATATAGCTTATCATTCTTTAAAAGACAAGAGAATATCTGTAAGAATATTCCATGTATTCGGATATGATATTACTAATGGAGAGATACACAAAGAAATAGAAGTTAACTATATATATGGAGACAGATACGTTAATTTAGCTATGCCTCATGCTTATTTTATTGGAGAATTAGGATATTATGATGAAAATAATAGATTCATAGTGCTTGCCAGAAGTAATATGATATATGCTCCTAGAGATTCTATAAGCAATGTTTATGATGAGGAGTGGATGGTTAATGAAGAGATTATTAAACTTCTTAAATCACCTAAAGCTTTAAGAGAGAGTTTATCTTCTGCTACTATATTTGAACTTATAGATTTGAGAAGACATCATTTAGCTGGTTCATCATCTTCTTCACTTTTCTTAAAAAAGAATTAA
- a CDS encoding ABC1 kinase family protein, which produces MNNMKSINRAREIISIIMAYGFRDIIAITPILKLIKNPIDKINIKYKGIDLRNYSRGERIRMACEDLGTTFVKLGQILSNRNDILPKDITDELSKLQNHVKPFDENEAINIIETELGKKIDEVFESFDMKPKASASISQVHTAVLKTGEKVAIKVKRPNIEDNILMDIEVITWLSSIIEKYNEEFALMQPQKLITAFKAQLLQELDFNFEKNNTLKFARYFKDNKNIKIAKIYEEYSTKSILTMEYIDGIKISDISPDDDRYDRKKLVSIGIDAVLEQIFMLGFFHADPHPGNLMALENNVLCFLDFGMIGFIPPNSKEAFSALIMSISSADYLALSKAILDLCYHSDIKNIDDFNMAIFVLVNKYIDMSLDNINIEDVFNELIEIIREFRLSLPSNIMLLIKSLIVLEGVGRNLDKDVKLIEHIKPFAFRYVKEQIKPDNILKQAKKLISDYSHILKQLPSDFSDLVSVMKKGSMKIQLEHKNLESLSSTLDGLADRLSYSIVLASLIMASALIITSKMPPLFHGTSVIGMIGFGLSAIMGFIMIISRFINKYVKKK; this is translated from the coding sequence ATGAATAATATGAAATCTATAAATAGAGCAAGAGAGATAATTTCAATAATAATGGCTTACGGTTTCAGAGATATTATAGCTATAACCCCTATATTAAAGCTAATAAAAAATCCAATAGATAAAATTAATATAAAATATAAAGGTATTGATTTACGCAATTACAGCAGAGGTGAGCGAATAAGAATGGCCTGCGAAGATTTAGGCACCACTTTTGTAAAACTTGGGCAGATACTATCAAATAGAAATGATATACTTCCGAAAGATATTACAGATGAGCTTAGCAAACTTCAAAATCATGTAAAGCCTTTTGATGAAAATGAAGCTATTAATATTATAGAAACAGAATTGGGCAAAAAAATAGATGAAGTGTTTGAATCATTTGATATGAAGCCTAAAGCGAGTGCTTCTATTTCTCAGGTGCATACTGCTGTGTTAAAAACAGGTGAGAAAGTTGCTATTAAAGTAAAAAGACCTAATATAGAAGATAATATATTAATGGATATAGAAGTTATTACTTGGCTTTCTAGTATTATAGAAAAATATAATGAAGAGTTTGCCTTAATGCAGCCGCAGAAACTAATAACAGCTTTTAAAGCTCAGCTTTTGCAGGAACTTGATTTTAATTTTGAAAAAAATAATACTCTTAAATTTGCAAGATATTTTAAAGATAATAAAAATATAAAAATAGCTAAGATATATGAAGAATACAGTACAAAAAGCATACTTACTATGGAATATATAGATGGAATAAAAATATCGGATATATCTCCAGATGATGATAGGTATGACAGAAAAAAACTTGTTTCTATTGGTATTGATGCAGTATTAGAGCAGATATTTATGCTCGGATTTTTTCATGCCGATCCTCACCCTGGTAATTTAATGGCTTTAGAAAATAATGTATTATGTTTTTTGGATTTTGGAATGATAGGATTTATTCCTCCAAATTCTAAAGAAGCATTTTCAGCTTTGATTATGAGTATAAGTTCTGCTGATTATTTGGCATTATCAAAAGCAATACTAGATTTATGCTATCACAGCGATATAAAAAATATAGATGATTTTAATATGGCAATATTTGTTTTAGTTAATAAATACATTGATATGTCTTTGGATAATATTAATATAGAAGATGTATTTAATGAACTTATAGAGATAATAAGAGAGTTTAGATTAAGTCTTCCAAGCAATATTATGCTTTTAATAAAATCTTTGATAGTTCTTGAAGGAGTTGGAAGGAATTTAGATAAGGATGTAAAATTAATAGAGCATATAAAGCCTTTTGCATTCAGATATGTTAAGGAACAGATAAAACCTGATAATATATTAAAACAGGCAAAAAAATTAATAAGTGATTATTCTCATATATTAAAGCAATTACCATCTGATTTCAGTGACTTGGTATCTGTAATGAAAAAAGGCAGCATGAAAATTCAGCTTGAGCATAAAAACTTAGAATCATTATCAAGTACATTAGACGGATTGGCCGACCGTCTTAGCTACTCTATAGTTTTAGCTTCTTTAATAATGGCAAGTGCTTTAATTATAACAAGCAAGATGCCTCCTTTATTTCATGGTACTTCAGTTATAGGTATGATAGGTTTTGGACTTTCTGCTATTATGGGATTTATAATGATAATAAGCAGATTTATTAATAAGTATGTTAAGAAGAAATAG
- a CDS encoding phasin family protein has translation MGISDDIKSGFYAGIGMMLKGKEKLEDAAREFVKDKNISAEEGEKFVKDMVNKASETKEEVTEFIDERIKQVIDKMGYVKKEEYDSMKKELDEIKASLKNKDNQ, from the coding sequence ATGGGTATATCAGATGATATCAAATCTGGATTTTATGCAGGCATAGGTATGATGCTTAAAGGCAAAGAAAAGCTAGAGGATGCAGCACGAGAGTTTGTTAAAGACAAAAACATAAGTGCTGAAGAGGGAGAAAAGTTTGTTAAAGATATGGTAAATAAGGCTTCTGAAACAAAAGAAGAGGTTACAGAATTTATAGATGAGAGAATTAAACAAGTTATAGATAAAATGGGGTATGTAAAAAAAGAAGAATATGATTCTATGAAAAAAGAGCTTGATGAAATAAAAGCCTCTTTAAAAAATAAGGATAATCAGTAA